Proteins co-encoded in one Megalops cyprinoides isolate fMegCyp1 chromosome 1, fMegCyp1.pri, whole genome shotgun sequence genomic window:
- the akap8l gene encoding A-kinase anchor protein 8-like, with amino-acid sequence MDSRGYGSGYSSWGGGGGGASSRGSGGYDLYGYKDSMSSGGGYGGGYGGGGQMKRGLSGGSLLSTGTSADAVIAKINQRLDMLTQLEGSGSMKGGGRSERFDQYESFDSRPSSLTPRDLYRSGSYGYSEGPADLLAQRGGAGYGGGGGGGGVGGGYDGSSSFGSAKPHLVRQPRDSYSGPAWAGRRSPRRGGAMGPGGRGFGRRPEPPMGGGMGGARGGHSPGGRGRLPSLLSHRMYPETGAYQQPPGPQDPLGARHFGGRQRGRKRPVNRVKPQRDGQKKRKQTLTGADEPESKMGKTETESAEPANGNEAAQPSGETAEGKSPAPQAGKAPAEGGDALTMQEEIDQMKQKLQGKQPPPQDKFPKLRKRRGFLERSGVKLNTQRVMFACSICKFRSFYDDEMAAHMESRFHKEHFKFLSNQLSKPTTDFLEEYLNNKYRKTVQRTKQMENISAAICQVYKEQDLTRDIGMEHFMKKVEAAHCAACDLFIPMQHHLIQRHLRSPDHNFNRKGMMEQSKRSSLSVARSILNHKVIGKKLESYLKGENPFSGNEQDPEDSMVMEVSEAELAGQGQAQEDGEGAGGDAGQATGQDGAEEKMEEEEELEGVLGEDGLEGEEEGCDSPPPGFCCDRGLGYADRLFLIHCRCTGSSLLRERPEDDEL; translated from the exons ATGGATAGTCGGGGCTATGGTTCAG GTTACTCCAGTTGGGGTGGTGGCGGTGGAGGAGCCTCCAGCAGAG GCTCGGGCGGGTACGACCTGTACGGCTACAAGGACTCCATGTCGAGCGGCGGGGGGTATGGAGGGGGCTACGGGGGCGGGGGCCAGATGAAACGGGGGCTGTCTGGGGGGTCCCTCCTCTCCACGGGAACCAGCGCTGACGCAGTCATCGCCAAGATCAACCAGCGCCTGGACATGCTGACCCAGCTGGAGGGGTCGGGGAGCATGAAGGGAGGGGGCCGCAGCGAAAG GTTTGACCAATACGAGTCCTTCGACTCGCGTCCCTCCTCCCTAACCCCCCGCGATCTCTACAGATCCGGTAGCTATGGTTACAGTGAGGGCCCGGCGGACCTGCTGGCCCAGCGGGGAGGCGCGGGCTacgggggaggaggaggcggaggaggagtgggaggcGGCTATGATGGCTCCTCCTCCTTCGGATCCGCCAAGCCCCACCTGGTGCGGCAGCCGCGAGACTCCTACTCAGGCCCCGCCTGGGCCGGGCGGCGCTCCCCGCGGAGGGGCGGGGCAATGGGGCCGGGCGGACGCGGGTTTGGCCGCAGGCCGGAGCCCCCGATGGGTGGTGGAATGGGCGGGGCCAGGGGAGGCCACTCTCCCGGGGGACGAGGCAGGCTCCCGTCGCTGCTGTCCCACCGCATGTACCCCGAGACGGGCGCGTACCAGCAGCCCCCAGGCCCGCAGGACCCCCTGGGCGCCAGGCACTTTGGAGGCCGTCAGCGCGGGCGCAAGAGACCCGTCAACCGA GTGAAGCCGCAGCGGGACGGGcagaagaagaggaagcagaCCCTGACCGGTGCAGACGAGCCCGAGTCTAAGATGGGcaagactgagacagagagcgCCGAGCCGGCCAACGGTAACG AGGCGGCCCAGCCCAGTGGAGAAACCGCAGAAGGAAAGAGTCCTGCCCCG CAGGCAGGAAAAGCTCCAGCGGAGGGCGGAGATG cTCTTACAATGCAGGAGGAGATTGATCAGATGAAGCAGAAGCTGCAGGGGAAGCAGCCGCCCCCCCAGGATAAATTCCCCaaactgaggaagaggaggggcttCCTggaaaggtcaggggtcaaactTAACACTCAGAG GGTGATGTTTGCGTGCTCCATCTGCAAGTTCCGCTCCTTCTACGACGACGAGATGGCCGCTCACATGGAGAGCCGCTTCCACAAAGAGCACTTCAAGTTCCTGTCCAACCAGCTGTCCAAGCCCACCACTGACTTCCTGGAG GAGTACCTGAATAACAAGTACAGGAAGACCGTGCAGAGAACTAAACAGATGGAAAACATCAGCGCTGCCATCTGCCAGGTGTACAAGGAGCAGGACCTGACGAGGG acaTCGGGATGGAGCACTTCATGAAGAAGGTGGAGGCCGCGCACTGCGCTGCCTGCGACCTGTTCATCCCCATGCAGCACCACCTCATCCAGAGGCACCTGCGCTCCCCCGACCACAACTTCAACCGCAAG GGCATGATGGAGCAGTCGAAGCGTTCCAGTCTCTCGGTGGCCCGCAGCATCCTCAACCACAAGGTGATCGGGAAGAAGCTGGAGAGCTACCTTAAG GGCGAGAACCCCTTCAGCGGCAACGAGCAGGACCCTGAGGACTCCATGGTGATGGAGGTGTCGGAGGCGGAGCTGGCGGGCCAGGGGCAGGCCCAGGAGGAcggagagggggcggggggcgaCGCCGGCCAGGCCACGGGACAGGACGGAGCggaggagaagatggaggaagaggaggagctggagggagtGCTGGGGGAAGACGGCTtggaaggggaggaggaagg